In the Leptotrichia sp. oral taxon 212 genome, one interval contains:
- the pfkB gene encoding 1-phosphofructokinase: MIYTLTLNPALDYDMYLEDELKPEHLNLSRKVNFRAGGKGINVSKVLKNLGVESTAIGYVAGFVGDFIVEDLKKDNINAEFVELEGNTRINVKVNGNDKETELTGLSPEITDEKLKELTEKISHLKDGDILVLSGSIPESISKSIYKELSENVKADVEIVLDTRGNLLQNNIHGNFFIKPNIHELRDMFNEKLETKEKIVKKCSFFLERRVKNIIISRGGDGALLVNKEFVLEASVPEGELINSIGAGDSMVAGFIAGHVKGYSVEDSFRLAVASGSATAYSYGLAEKELVEKLYKEIKIIKESV; this comes from the coding sequence ATGATTTATACGCTTACGTTGAATCCAGCACTGGATTATGACATGTACCTTGAAGATGAACTGAAACCTGAACATCTGAATCTGAGCAGGAAAGTGAATTTCAGAGCAGGAGGAAAAGGAATAAATGTGTCAAAAGTTCTGAAAAATCTTGGGGTAGAATCGACAGCAATAGGTTATGTCGCAGGTTTTGTAGGAGATTTTATTGTCGAGGACCTGAAAAAGGACAATATTAATGCAGAATTTGTAGAGCTGGAAGGGAATACAAGAATAAATGTAAAAGTGAACGGCAATGACAAAGAAACAGAACTAACAGGACTTTCACCTGAAATTACAGACGAAAAATTGAAAGAACTGACTGAAAAAATTTCACATCTGAAAGATGGGGATATTCTGGTACTTTCAGGAAGTATTCCCGAGAGTATAAGTAAAAGCATATACAAGGAATTATCAGAAAATGTGAAAGCAGATGTAGAAATAGTACTGGATACAAGGGGAAATTTATTACAGAATAATATACATGGAAATTTTTTCATTAAACCGAATATACATGAATTAAGGGATATGTTTAATGAAAAGCTTGAAACAAAGGAAAAAATAGTAAAAAAATGTTCGTTTTTCTTGGAAAGAAGAGTTAAAAATATTATTATTTCACGTGGTGGAGATGGGGCTTTACTCGTAAATAAGGAATTTGTTCTGGAAGCAAGTGTACCGGAAGGAGAGCTCATAAACTCGATTGGAGCAGGTGATTCAATGGTTGCAGGGTTTATTGCAGGACATGTGAAGGGATATTCTGTAGAAGATTCTTTCAGACTGGCAGTGGCTTCAGGAAGTGCGACAGCTTATTCATATGGATTAGCTGAAAAGGAGCTTGTTGAAAAACTGTACAAAGAGATAAAAATAATCAAGGAGAGTGTGTAG
- a CDS encoding DeoR/GlpR family DNA-binding transcription regulator: protein MKKHIDIIGKKVYYIGVERVKTKIIMKWEDNMLEIDRFEKILDELEKKGRLSYQELDSILKVSPSTIRRDIEKMYKNGLLIKIKGGIAQLQKLNFDPKITDRFNKNVEGKKEIAEKAFKRIKKGDFIYLDAGTTVFYLIEKLKDTEVTVITNGAMHIDELLKNNIRTIIAGGEIKGLTGAVVGIETAEFLDKYRFDKCFLGTNGISIKAGFTTPEVNEAMVKKKVLELSEEKYILADEDKFDKISNIKFSSLGNCKIITTNKAIKQNNRYKKYFY from the coding sequence ATGAAAAAACATATTGACATTATCGGAAAAAAAGTATATTATATTGGCGTAGAAAGAGTAAAAACTAAAATAATTATGAAATGGGAAGATAATATGCTGGAAATAGACAGATTTGAAAAAATACTGGATGAACTGGAAAAGAAGGGCAGGCTTTCATATCAGGAACTGGACAGTATATTGAAGGTTTCTCCTTCAACGATAAGAAGAGATATTGAAAAAATGTATAAAAATGGTCTGTTGATAAAAATAAAAGGCGGAATAGCTCAATTACAGAAATTGAATTTTGATCCGAAAATAACAGATAGATTTAATAAAAATGTCGAGGGGAAGAAAGAAATAGCAGAAAAAGCATTTAAAAGGATAAAAAAAGGAGATTTTATTTATCTGGATGCGGGGACAACTGTTTTCTATCTTATTGAAAAATTAAAAGACACAGAAGTAACGGTTATAACAAATGGGGCTATGCATATCGATGAATTATTAAAAAACAATATAAGGACAATCATAGCAGGTGGAGAAATAAAGGGACTTACAGGAGCAGTTGTAGGTATTGAAACTGCTGAGTTTCTGGATAAGTACCGATTTGATAAATGTTTTCTAGGAACAAACGGAATAAGTATAAAAGCCGGTTTTACAACACCTGAAGTCAACGAAGCGATGGTAAAGAAAAAGGTGCTGGAACTTTCGGAAGAAAAATATATACTTGCCGATGAAGACAAATTTGACAAAATATCAAATATAAAATTTTCATCTCTTGGAAACTGTAAAATAATTACAACAAATAAGGCTATTAAGCAAAATAATAGATATAAAAAATATTTTTATTAG
- a CDS encoding S1C family serine protease, translating into MKLKNIMIAGFLLAATGVFANTAAQTGNNTNVQASANVVDRTQEAFSNVYEKTKHSVVNIRTKKTIIVNTYNPLEEFLFGTSGRRQERRESGSLGSGFIISSDGYVMTNNHVIDGADEIFVKFGDGEEYSAKLIGSSPEVDIAILKINSSRTFTPLKFANSDNIKIGHWAIAFGNPLGLNSSMTVGVIGASGRSSLGIEQIENFIQTDASINQGNSGGPLLDISGNVIGVNTAIFSTTGGSIGIGFAIPSNLAQNVKDSIIKNGKYERPYVGISVENLTSVTAKELKIPYSTGIIVKKVYPNSPASKYGLKNNDVILELNGKRVTSAGTFIGELAAKRIGETVNLKVYSNGKEKNINITLEKFK; encoded by the coding sequence ATGAAATTAAAAAATATTATGATTGCAGGTTTTCTGTTAGCTGCAACAGGCGTATTCGCAAATACTGCAGCACAGACAGGAAATAATACGAATGTACAGGCATCAGCAAATGTCGTTGACAGAACTCAGGAGGCCTTTTCAAATGTATATGAAAAAACAAAGCACTCGGTAGTTAATATCCGTACAAAAAAAACAATAATTGTGAATACTTATAATCCGCTTGAAGAATTTTTATTCGGTACTTCAGGAAGAAGACAGGAAAGAAGGGAATCTGGAAGCTTAGGTTCCGGATTCATTATTTCAAGTGATGGTTATGTCATGACAAATAACCATGTTATTGATGGAGCAGATGAAATATTTGTAAAATTTGGAGATGGTGAAGAATATTCTGCAAAACTTATAGGTTCATCACCTGAAGTTGATATTGCAATATTGAAAATTAATTCAAGTAGAACTTTCACACCTTTAAAATTTGCAAATTCAGATAACATTAAAATTGGACACTGGGCTATCGCATTTGGAAACCCATTAGGACTGAATAGTTCCATGACAGTAGGAGTTATTGGAGCTTCCGGAAGAAGTTCACTTGGAATAGAACAGATCGAAAACTTTATCCAGACTGATGCTTCAATAAATCAGGGAAATAGTGGAGGACCCCTTTTAGATATCAGTGGTAATGTTATTGGTGTAAATACTGCTATTTTTTCAACAACAGGAGGAAGTATCGGAATTGGATTTGCAATTCCTTCAAACCTTGCACAGAACGTAAAGGATTCTATCATAAAAAATGGAAAATATGAACGTCCTTATGTGGGAATATCAGTTGAAAACCTTACATCTGTAACAGCTAAGGAATTAAAAATACCTTACTCTACAGGAATTATAGTAAAGAAAGTATACCCTAATTCACCAGCTTCAAAATATGGGTTGAAGAATAATGATGTCATTTTGGAACTTAATGGAAAAAGAGTTACTTCTGCAGGCACTTTTATAGGTGAACTTGCTGCAAAAAGAATAGGAGAAACTGTTAACTTAAAGGTTTACTCAAATGGAAAAGAAAAAAATATAAATATTACTCTTGAAAAATTTAAATAG
- the adhP gene encoding alcohol dehydrogenase AdhP: protein MKAVVVNEKGSGEVQIIEKEIPKVGAGEALVEVEYCGVCHTDLHVANGDFGKVPGRILGHEGIGIVKEIAPDVKSLKVGDRVSIAWFFEGCGVCEYCTTGRETLCREVKNAGYSVDGGMSEYCLVTADYAVKVPEGLDPAQASSITCAGVTTYKAIKVGDLKPGQWVAIYGAGGLGNLAIQYAKHVFNAHVIAVDINDDKLALAKEVGADHIINGKKVEDVPGLIKELSKGGVHSAVVTAVSKVAFNQAIDSVRPAGKVVAVGLPSETMDLPIVKTVLDGIEVIGSLVGTRKDLEEAFQFGAEGKVVPVVQTRALDEAPEVFKEMEEGKIQGRMVLDMKKGKGTCGCGHNH, encoded by the coding sequence ATGAAAGCAGTAGTTGTAAATGAAAAAGGAAGCGGAGAAGTACAGATTATTGAAAAGGAAATACCAAAAGTAGGAGCAGGAGAAGCGCTTGTAGAAGTTGAATACTGTGGAGTATGTCATACTGATTTACACGTTGCAAATGGTGATTTTGGAAAAGTTCCAGGAAGAATTTTAGGACATGAAGGAATTGGAATAGTAAAAGAAATAGCACCTGATGTAAAATCCTTGAAAGTAGGAGATAGAGTAAGTATTGCATGGTTCTTTGAAGGATGTGGAGTTTGTGAATACTGTACAACTGGAAGAGAAACTCTTTGTAGGGAAGTTAAAAATGCAGGATATTCCGTTGATGGTGGAATGTCAGAATATTGTTTAGTAACTGCTGATTATGCGGTAAAAGTTCCTGAAGGATTGGATCCGGCTCAGGCAAGCAGTATCACATGTGCAGGAGTTACAACATACAAAGCTATAAAAGTAGGAGATTTAAAACCAGGGCAATGGGTTGCAATATATGGTGCAGGAGGATTAGGAAACTTGGCTATCCAGTATGCAAAACATGTATTTAATGCTCATGTAATTGCAGTAGATATTAATGATGATAAATTGGCACTGGCAAAAGAAGTAGGTGCTGACCATATAATTAATGGTAAAAAAGTGGAAGATGTTCCAGGATTAATAAAAGAATTATCAAAAGGAGGAGTTCATTCTGCAGTAGTTACCGCAGTATCAAAAGTTGCATTTAATCAGGCTATTGATTCAGTACGTCCTGCAGGAAAAGTAGTTGCAGTAGGATTGCCTTCAGAAACAATGGATTTACCTATAGTTAAAACAGTTCTTGATGGAATAGAAGTTATCGGATCACTTGTTGGAACAAGAAAAGATCTTGAAGAAGCATTCCAGTTCGGTGCTGAAGGAAAAGTAGTTCCAGTTGTTCAGACAAGAGCACTTGACGAAGCGCCTGAAGTATTTAAAGAAATGGAAGAAGGAAAAATTCAAGGACGTATGGTACTTGACATGAAAAAAGGAAAAGGAACTTGCGGATGTGGACATAATCACTAG
- a CDS encoding DUF1439 domain-containing protein yields MKKVNSKPLIKYILLMAVMLFGIISCNFLANKTIHVPNSVIQEKTSKKFPITRNFIVASVTLKNPKVDFKDEKMLIETDYSISLLDENSKGKMYLSSGIRYDEVKEELYLVDLSVDKIINDKGQETANSKAENTLKTLITNYVEMTPVYKYGEEERKREEKGKKSKIKIKNMYIKDGKFFVRT; encoded by the coding sequence ATGAAAAAGGTAAATTCAAAACCATTAATAAAGTATATTTTATTAATGGCAGTAATGCTGTTTGGAATTATATCATGCAATTTTCTTGCAAATAAAACAATACATGTTCCAAACTCAGTAATTCAGGAAAAGACAAGTAAAAAATTTCCGATTACAAGGAATTTTATAGTGGCAAGTGTAACTTTAAAAAATCCAAAAGTTGATTTTAAAGATGAAAAAATGCTTATAGAAACGGATTATAGCATAAGTCTGCTTGATGAAAACAGTAAAGGAAAAATGTATCTTAGCAGTGGTATAAGATATGATGAAGTAAAGGAGGAACTGTATCTTGTTGATTTATCGGTAGATAAAATTATAAATGATAAAGGACAGGAAACAGCCAATTCCAAAGCAGAAAATACTTTAAAAACATTAATAACCAATTATGTGGAAATGACACCTGTCTATAAGTATGGTGAAGAAGAGAGAAAAAGAGAAGAAAAAGGAAAAAAATCTAAAATAAAAATAAAAAATATGTATATAAAAGATGGTAAATTTTTTGTCAGAACATAG
- the uvrA gene encoding excinuclease ABC subunit UvrA, giving the protein MNDKIKIIGAREHNLKNINIEIPKNQFVVITGVSGSGKSSLAFDTIYSEGQRRYVESLSAYARMFIGQMQKPELDSIEGLSPAISIEQKSVSKNPRSTVGTTTEIYDYMRLLWAHIGEAHCPICGQKVEKQSIEEITDNIIENGAEKDRLIVLAPVIIDKKGTHKNLFLNLQKKGFQRVRVNGDILDLNDVIELDKNKRHNIEVVVDRIVIKHDDKDFLSRLTEAVETASELSEGKIIANINGKDIKYSENFACSDHPDVVFPDIVPRLFSFNAPYGACESCNGLGSTLEVDEKKLIVNEDLTLREGGIIFPGASTQKGWGWGLFTSMAEAHNIDMDKKVSELTEKEKEIIFYGSSKKFKFVWSGDSFSYDGYREFEGLVKSIERRYRETASESMKEEIEAKYMIDRTCKTCHGKRLKDVVLAITVNGKNIIDLTEMSVTEALEFYENIELTEKQKQIATEILKEIKERLSFMINVGLDYLTLSRMTKTLSGGESQRIRLATQIGSRLTGVIYVLDEPSIGLHQRDNDRLLEALKELKEIGNTLVVVEHDEDTMREADYLIDMGPGAGINGGEVVAAGTPKEVLKNRKSLTAKYLTGKAKIEVPEKRRKSDKEIKLKNAKGNNLKNVTVSIPLEVFTVVTGVSGSGKSSLVNQTLFPELHNRLNKGKLYPLENGGIDGLEHLERVIDIDQSPIGRTPRSNTATYTKIFDDIRDLFSQTKDAKVRGYTKGRFSFNVKGGRCEACGGAGINKIEMNFLPDVYVECEVCKGKRYNRETLEVQYKGKNISEVLDMTVEEAYEFFKTIPALERKLQTLIDVGMNYIKLGQPATTLSGGEAQRIKLATELSKVSRGKTIYILDEPTTGLHFEDIRKLLVVLDRLVEKGNTVLVIEHNLDVIKFADYIIDVGPEGGHRGGQIIAKGTPEEIVKSRKSHTGKFLKKYLK; this is encoded by the coding sequence ATGAATGACAAGATAAAAATAATAGGAGCAAGGGAACATAACCTGAAAAATATAAATATAGAAATACCGAAAAATCAGTTTGTAGTTATTACAGGGGTTTCAGGAAGTGGAAAATCTTCCCTTGCTTTTGATACCATATATTCAGAAGGTCAAAGAAGATATGTTGAGAGTCTTTCAGCATATGCAAGAATGTTTATAGGACAGATGCAGAAACCTGAACTGGACAGTATAGAAGGACTTTCCCCTGCAATATCAATAGAACAGAAAAGCGTTTCAAAAAATCCAAGATCAACTGTAGGAACTACTACAGAAATTTATGATTATATGAGACTGTTGTGGGCGCATATAGGTGAGGCACATTGTCCAATATGTGGTCAAAAGGTTGAAAAACAATCTATTGAGGAAATTACTGACAATATAATTGAAAATGGTGCAGAAAAAGATAGATTAATAGTTCTTGCACCAGTGATAATTGATAAGAAAGGTACTCATAAAAATTTATTTTTAAATCTACAGAAAAAAGGATTTCAAAGAGTCAGAGTAAATGGAGATATTCTTGATTTGAATGATGTCATAGAACTTGATAAAAATAAGAGACACAATATAGAAGTTGTAGTGGACAGAATAGTGATAAAACATGATGATAAGGATTTTCTCAGCAGGCTGACAGAGGCTGTGGAAACTGCGAGTGAACTGTCTGAAGGAAAAATAATTGCAAATATAAATGGAAAAGACATTAAATATAGTGAAAATTTTGCATGTTCCGATCATCCTGACGTAGTTTTTCCTGATATCGTACCTAGACTTTTTTCTTTTAATGCACCTTATGGGGCGTGTGAAAGCTGTAATGGACTTGGTTCAACTCTTGAGGTTGATGAAAAGAAGCTTATCGTAAATGAAGATCTGACCTTAAGGGAAGGAGGAATAATTTTTCCAGGTGCTTCAACACAGAAAGGCTGGGGTTGGGGACTTTTTACATCTATGGCAGAAGCCCATAATATAGATATGGATAAAAAGGTTTCGGAACTGACTGAAAAGGAAAAAGAAATAATATTTTACGGAAGCAGCAAGAAATTTAAGTTTGTCTGGTCAGGAGACAGTTTTAGCTATGATGGCTACAGGGAATTTGAGGGACTTGTAAAAAGTATAGAAAGAAGATACAGGGAGACAGCTTCAGAATCAATGAAGGAAGAAATAGAAGCTAAATATATGATAGACAGGACATGTAAGACATGTCATGGAAAAAGACTGAAGGATGTTGTGCTTGCAATAACTGTAAATGGAAAAAATATAATAGATCTGACAGAAATGAGTGTTACAGAAGCACTGGAATTTTATGAAAATATAGAACTGACTGAAAAGCAGAAACAGATAGCAACAGAAATTTTAAAGGAAATAAAGGAAAGGCTGTCGTTTATGATAAATGTAGGACTTGACTACCTTACATTATCAAGAATGACAAAAACTCTCTCAGGAGGGGAATCCCAGAGAATAAGACTTGCGACTCAGATAGGAAGCCGTCTTACAGGAGTTATATATGTACTTGATGAGCCAAGCATAGGTCTGCATCAGAGGGATAATGACAGGCTTCTGGAAGCGTTAAAGGAATTAAAAGAAATTGGTAATACTCTTGTGGTCGTGGAACATGATGAAGATACAATGAGGGAAGCAGACTACCTTATAGATATGGGACCTGGAGCAGGAATTAACGGTGGGGAAGTTGTTGCGGCAGGAACTCCTAAGGAAGTACTGAAAAACAGGAAATCACTTACGGCAAAGTATCTTACAGGAAAAGCAAAAATAGAAGTTCCTGAAAAAAGAAGAAAGTCTGATAAGGAAATAAAACTTAAGAATGCAAAGGGAAATAATCTGAAAAATGTGACAGTAAGTATTCCTCTTGAAGTATTTACAGTGGTAACAGGAGTTTCAGGAAGTGGAAAATCTTCGCTTGTAAATCAGACGTTGTTTCCGGAACTGCATAACAGGTTGAATAAAGGAAAGCTTTATCCACTTGAAAATGGTGGGATAGATGGACTTGAACATCTGGAAAGAGTAATAGATATTGATCAATCACCAATTGGAAGAACTCCAAGATCAAATACTGCAACATATACGAAAATATTTGATGATATAAGGGATTTATTTTCACAGACTAAAGATGCAAAAGTAAGAGGTTACACTAAAGGAAGATTTTCCTTCAATGTAAAGGGTGGAAGATGTGAAGCCTGTGGAGGAGCAGGAATTAATAAAATTGAGATGAATTTCTTGCCTGATGTATATGTGGAATGTGAAGTGTGTAAAGGAAAAAGATATAACAGGGAAACACTGGAAGTTCAATATAAAGGAAAAAATATTTCAGAAGTGCTTGATATGACAGTGGAAGAGGCATATGAATTCTTTAAGACGATACCTGCTCTGGAAAGAAAGCTTCAGACACTCATAGATGTAGGAATGAACTATATTAAGCTGGGACAGCCTGCAACTACGCTTTCAGGTGGAGAAGCGCAGAGAATAAAACTTGCTACTGAGCTTTCAAAGGTTTCAAGGGGAAAAACTATTTATATACTTGATGAACCTACAACAGGGCTTCATTTTGAAGATATAAGAAAATTGCTTGTTGTACTGGACAGACTTGTAGAAAAGGGAAATACCGTACTTGTAATAGAACATAATCTGGATGTGATAAAATTTGCGGATTATATCATTGATGTAGGACCTGAAGGCGGTCACAGGGGAGGACAGATTATTGCTAAAGGGACTCCTGAGGAGATTGTGAAGTCAAGAAAATCCCATACAGGAAAATTTTTGAAAAAATATCTGAAATAA
- the rpmA gene encoding 50S ribosomal protein L27 → MILKLNLQLFASKKGQGSTRNGRDSNPKYLGVKKYDGEEVKAGNIIVRQRGTKFHAGTNAGLGKDYTLFALTDGFVKFETFGKGKKRVSIYSERKEA, encoded by the coding sequence ATGATATTGAAATTAAATTTACAGTTGTTTGCCTCAAAAAAGGGACAAGGATCTACTAGAAACGGAAGAGATTCCAATCCTAAATATTTAGGTGTGAAAAAATATGACGGTGAAGAAGTAAAAGCTGGAAACATAATTGTTAGACAAAGAGGAACTAAATTCCATGCAGGAACTAATGCAGGATTAGGTAAAGATTATACATTATTTGCTTTGACTGACGGATTTGTAAAATTTGAAACTTTTGGAAAAGGTAAAAAAAGAGTAAGTATTTATTCTGAAAGAAAAGAAGCTTAA
- a CDS encoding ribosomal-processing cysteine protease Prp → MIKIKFLKKNERIIYFEITGHANHGEYGEDIVCSAVSSVSQMTLNGLLETLKLDDKLQYEEKEGYIVCDLDKSNLTNDEIEKSQILILSMYSYLKAVEESYGKYVEIRVREV, encoded by the coding sequence ATGATAAAAATAAAATTTCTGAAAAAAAATGAAAGAATTATATATTTTGAAATAACAGGACACGCTAATCATGGTGAATATGGGGAAGATATAGTATGTTCAGCTGTTTCTTCTGTTTCCCAGATGACTTTAAATGGTCTTCTGGAAACTTTGAAACTTGATGACAAGCTTCAATATGAAGAAAAAGAAGGATATATTGTCTGTGATTTAGATAAATCTAATTTGACTAATGATGAAATCGAAAAGTCGCAAATTTTAATTCTATCAATGTATTCGTATTTGAAAGCAGTGGAAGAAAGTTATGGAAAATATGTAGAAATAAGAGTTAGGGAGGTATAA
- the rplU gene encoding 50S ribosomal protein L21, whose translation MFAVIKTGGKQYKVQVGSVLKVEKLAAEVNSDVEIKEVLLVGEGDNVTVGTPFVGTASVVATVKEHGKGDKKINFKYNKKTYYRKKGHRQQYTAIEIKSINA comes from the coding sequence ATGTTTGCAGTAATTAAGACAGGTGGAAAACAGTATAAAGTTCAAGTTGGATCTGTATTAAAAGTTGAAAAATTAGCAGCTGAAGTAAATTCAGACGTAGAAATCAAAGAAGTTTTGTTAGTAGGAGAAGGAGATAATGTAACAGTTGGAACTCCTTTTGTTGGAACTGCTTCTGTTGTAGCTACAGTTAAAGAACATGGAAAAGGTGACAAAAAAATAAACTTTAAATACAATAAAAAAACTTATTACAGAAAAAAAGGACACAGACAGCAATATACAGCAATTGAAATTAAATCAATAAATGCTTAA
- the trmB gene encoding tRNA (guanosine(46)-N7)-methyltransferase TrmB, which produces MGTVENKKEVWQYFFEKPKRNYNKYMFEMVEYPDYLMYDNEKVDSYKGKWNDFFGNDNDIFLEIGCGSGNFTVGNAEKFKDKNYIALELRFKRLVLGARKSQKRHLKNILFIRKRGETVLDFIGDNEISGMYINFPDPWEGEEHKRLINKELFERMDTILKKGGKLYFKTDHQQYYEDVLELLKEIEGYDVVYHTDDLHNTEKAAENIKTEFEQLFLSKHNMNIKYVEIEKK; this is translated from the coding sequence ATGGGAACAGTTGAAAATAAAAAGGAAGTGTGGCAGTATTTTTTTGAAAAGCCAAAAAGAAATTATAATAAGTATATGTTTGAAATGGTGGAATATCCTGATTACCTGATGTATGACAACGAAAAAGTCGACAGCTATAAGGGCAAATGGAATGATTTTTTTGGAAATGATAATGATATATTTCTTGAAATAGGCTGTGGGAGCGGAAATTTTACGGTGGGAAATGCCGAAAAATTTAAGGACAAGAACTATATTGCGCTGGAACTGAGATTTAAAAGGCTTGTACTTGGGGCGAGAAAATCTCAGAAAAGACATCTGAAAAATATTTTATTTATAAGAAAAAGAGGGGAAACTGTACTTGATTTCATAGGAGACAATGAAATTTCGGGAATGTATATTAATTTTCCTGATCCATGGGAAGGGGAGGAGCATAAAAGACTTATAAATAAAGAGCTTTTTGAAAGAATGGATACAATTCTGAAAAAAGGTGGGAAACTGTACTTTAAAACGGATCATCAGCAGTACTATGAAGATGTGCTTGAATTACTGAAGGAAATTGAAGGATATGATGTAGTTTATCATACTGATGACCTGCATAATACTGAAAAGGCTGCAGAAAATATAAAGACAGAATTTGAACAGCTATTTTTAAGTAAACATAACATGAATATAAAATATGTGGAAATTGAGAAGAAGTAA
- a CDS encoding 3-deoxy-D-manno-octulosonic acid transferase, with protein MVIVYNILRYFLYGIILVVSIFNRKLRIFFSKRLKQNLNSRKFLNSQNETILIHMSSVGEFNLSKDLIDSLILKGENIILSIMTDTGKAAAEKSYGNNENVAIFYFPLDDYVCLKNLFRGYKIKKTIIIETEIWPNLYALASEKSKLYIINGRLTGKKMKSYLKIKGFIKKILDKAEKIMVQSDEDRKRYISLGLSEEKIKVYKNLKYSIKYEKISEEAEEKYIKNNIQKDKKIIVCGSTRPGEEKIWLEVFKEINEDRQYQMILVPRHLERINEVISEIQQIFPESMERTGEIGLGDFSPETENSKISYSLLSEDRRTDILVVDKMGVLRDFYQIADFVFVGGTLVDIGGHSILEPLYYGKKPIIGNYYQNITEIVEDAKEMDFVKIVENKNEIIEYLRKSEIVDTSEFFRKNNEIDKILEELK; from the coding sequence ATGGTTATAGTTTACAATATTCTGAGATATTTTTTATACGGAATAATACTTGTAGTTTCAATTTTCAACAGAAAATTGCGTATATTTTTCAGTAAACGACTGAAACAGAATTTAAACAGCAGAAAATTTTTAAACAGTCAAAATGAAACTATACTTATTCACATGTCATCTGTAGGAGAATTTAATCTTTCGAAGGACCTGATTGACAGTTTAATTTTAAAAGGAGAGAATATAATACTGTCAATAATGACTGATACAGGAAAAGCTGCTGCTGAAAAAAGTTATGGAAATAATGAAAATGTCGCTATATTTTATTTTCCTCTGGATGATTATGTATGTTTGAAAAATCTGTTCAGAGGATATAAAATAAAAAAAACAATTATTATTGAAACTGAAATATGGCCAAATCTTTATGCTCTTGCATCTGAAAAATCAAAACTTTATATTATAAATGGAAGACTGACTGGGAAAAAGATGAAATCTTATTTGAAAATAAAGGGATTCATAAAAAAAATACTTGATAAGGCAGAAAAGATAATGGTGCAGAGTGATGAAGACAGGAAACGATATATAAGTTTAGGATTATCAGAAGAAAAAATAAAGGTGTACAAAAATTTGAAATATTCAATAAAATATGAAAAAATATCTGAAGAAGCAGAAGAAAAATATATTAAAAATAATATTCAGAAGGATAAAAAAATAATAGTGTGCGGAAGTACACGTCCAGGCGAGGAAAAAATCTGGCTGGAAGTATTTAAGGAAATAAATGAGGACAGACAGTATCAGATGATATTAGTGCCGAGACATCTTGAGAGAATTAATGAAGTTATAAGTGAAATACAGCAGATTTTTCCAGAAAGTATGGAAAGAACAGGAGAAATAGGATTAGGAGATTTTTCTCCAGAAACTGAAAATTCAAAAATCAGTTATTCATTACTGTCAGAAGATAGAAGAACAGATATATTAGTAGTGGATAAAATGGGAGTCTTAAGAGATTTTTATCAGATTGCAGATTTTGTATTTGTAGGGGGAACACTTGTAGATATTGGTGGACATTCTATATTGGAACCTCTTTATTATGGCAAGAAGCCTATAATTGGAAATTATTACCAGAATATAACCGAAATTGTGGAAGATGCTAAAGAAATGGATTTTGTAAAAATAGTTGAAAATAAAAATGAGATTATTGAATACCTTAGAAAATCTGAAATTGTGGACACTTCAGAATTTTTCAGGAAAAATAACGAGATAGATAAAATTTTAGAAGAACTGAAATAA
- a CDS encoding HU family DNA-binding protein has translation MSKKEFVEAYAKATGETKKRAEELVNEFLGTVEKSLVKGETVQFVGWGTFDVQKRAARTGRNPQTGKEIKIAAKKVVKFKVGKKLAEKVAK, from the coding sequence ATGTCAAAAAAAGAATTCGTAGAAGCTTATGCAAAAGCTACAGGAGAAACTAAAAAAAGAGCAGAGGAATTAGTAAATGAATTTTTAGGAACAGTTGAAAAATCTTTAGTAAAAGGTGAAACAGTTCAATTCGTTGGATGGGGAACATTTGATGTTCAAAAAAGAGCTGCCAGAACAGGAAGAAACCCACAAACTGGAAAAGAAATCAAAATAGCTGCAAAAAAAGTAGTTAAATTCAAAGTAGGTAAAAAATTAGCTGAAAAAGTTGCTAAGTAA